The following DNA comes from Mycolicibacterium aromaticivorans JS19b1 = JCM 16368.
CGCTGGGACAGGACCGCGCCTGGCGGCGGGCGACCCGGTCGGCGCTGGGCATCGGAACCGGTGACCTTGTGCTGGACCTCGCGGCGGGGACCGCGGTGTCGACAGTCGAGCTGGCCCGCTCCGGCGCGTGGTGTGTGGCCGCGGACTTCTCGGTCGGCATGCTGCGGGCCGGCGCCGCACGGCCGGTGCCGAAGGTGGCGGCCGATGCGACCAAGCTGCCGTTCGGCGACGCGGTGTTCGACGCGGTGACGATCAGCTTTGGGTTGCGCAATGTCGTCGACCACCCGGCGGGCCTGCGGGAGATGGCGCGGGTGACCCGACCCGGCGGCCGGCTTGTGGTGTGCGAGTTCTCCACCCCCGTCGTGCCGGTGTTCTCGACCGTCTACAAGGAGTACCTGATGCAGGCGCTGCCGCGGGTGGCTCGCGCGGTGTCGAGCAATCCGGACGCGTACGTCTATCTGGCCGAGTCCATCCGTGCCTGGCCCGATCAGGCGGCGCTGGCCGGGCAGATCCGGGATGCCGGCTGGTCGGATGTGCGCTGGCGC
Coding sequences within:
- a CDS encoding demethylmenaquinone methyltransferase; amino-acid sequence: MSRATLDKNPRDVASMFDAVARRYDITNTVLSLGQDRAWRRATRSALGIGTGDLVLDLAAGTAVSTVELARSGAWCVAADFSVGMLRAGAARPVPKVAADATKLPFGDAVFDAVTISFGLRNVVDHPAGLREMARVTRPGGRLVVCEFSTPVVPVFSTVYKEYLMQALPRVARAVSSNPDAYVYLAESIRAWPDQAALAGQIRDAGWSDVRWRNLTGGIVAMHYAVKA